In Vigna unguiculata cultivar IT97K-499-35 chromosome 3, ASM411807v1, whole genome shotgun sequence, a single genomic region encodes these proteins:
- the LOC114176588 gene encoding 60S ribosomal protein L6-1-like, giving the protein MRHEPKLGFTFCWSEVTAMAPAQKTRKVSRNPELIRGIGKYSKSQMYHKRGIWAIKAKNGGVFPRHDPTPKPQSPALKPPKFYPADDVKKPLLNKHKPRLTKLRASVTPGTVLILLAGRFKGKRVVFLKQLPSGLLLVTGPFKINGVPLRRVNQSYVIATSTKVDVSAVNVDKFDDKYFSKESSKKKKKGEGEFFEAEKEEKSVLPQQKKDDQKTVDSALIKAIESVPNLNAYLGARFSLKDGVKPHELVF; this is encoded by the exons ATGCGACACGAGCCAAAATTAGGGTTTACGTTTTGTTGGTCGGAGGTAACAGCAATGGCGCCGGCGCAGAAAACGCGAAAGGTTAGCAGAAACCCCGAACTGATAAGGGGCATTGGGAAATACTCGAAATCGCAGATGTATCATAAGAGGGGAATTTGGGCTATCAAGGCTAAAAACGGTGGCGTTTTCCCTCGTCACGACCCTACTCCCAAACCTCAATCTCCCGCTCTAAAACCTCCCAAATTTTACCCTGCTGATGATGTCAAGAAGCCCCTTCTCAACAAGCACAAACCCAGACTCACTAAGCTCAG GGCCAGCGTTACCCCTGGGACAGTGTTGATTCTTCTTGCCGGTAGATTTAAGGGAAAGAGGGTAGTGTTTTTGAAGCAGCTTCCTTCTGGGTTGCTTCTTGTAACTG GTCCTTTCAAGATCAACGGAGTTCCATTGAGACGAGTGAACCAGTCATATGTTATTGCCACGTCCACCAAAGTAGATGTTTCTGCTGTTAACGTGGACAAATTTGATGACAAATACTTTTCAAAGGAGTCcagcaaaaagaagaagaagggagaGGGAGAGTTTTTCGAGGCAGAAAAGGAG GAAAAGAGTGTGTTGCCCCAGCAGAAGAAAGATGACCAGAAAACTGTGGACTCTGCATTGATAAAAGCCATAGAGAGTGTCCCGAACTTGAATGCTTATCTGGGTGCCAGGTTTTCCCTGAAGGATGGTGTGAAACCTCATGAGTTAGTCTTTTAG
- the LOC114176340 gene encoding 60S ribosomal protein L6-like — protein MAPTQRTRKVSRNPELIRGIGKYSRSQMYHKRGIWAIKAKNGGVFPRHDPTPKPQSPALKPPKFYPADDVKKPLPNKHKPRLTKLRDSVTPGTVLILLAGRFKGKRVVFLKQLPSGLLLVTGPFKINGVPLRRVNQSYVIATSTKIDVSAVNVDKFDDKYFSKESSKKKKKGEGEFFEAEKEEKSVLPQQKKDDQKTLDSVLIKAIESVPDLNAYLGARFSLKAGVKPHELVF, from the exons ATGGCGCCGACGCAGAGAACGCGTAAGGTTAGCAGAAACCCTGAATTGATAAGGGGCATTGGGAAGTACTCGAGATCGCAGATGTACCACAAGAGGGGGATTTGGGCAATCAAGGCTAAAAACGGCGGCGTTTTCCCTCGCCATGACCCTACTCCCAAACCTCAATCTCCCGCTCTAAAACCTCCCAAATTTTACCCTGCCGATGATGTCAAGAAGCCCCTTCCCAACAAGCACAAACCCAGACTCACTAAGCTCAG GGATAGCGTTACCCCTGGGACAGTGTTGATTCTTCTTGCCGGTAGATTTAAGGGAAAGAGGGTAGTGTTTTTGAAGCAGCTTCCTTCCGGGTTGCTTCTTGTCACCG GTCCTTTCAAGATCAACGGAGTTCCATTGAGACGAGTGAACCAGTCATATGTTATTGCCACATCAACCAAAATAGATGTTTCTGCTGTTAACGTGGACAAATTTGATGACAAATACTTTTCAAAGGAGTCcagcaaaaagaagaagaagggagaGGGCGAGTTTTTCGAGGCTGAGAAGGAG GAAAAGAGTGTGTTGCCCCAGCAGAAGAAAGATGACCAGAAAACTTTGGACTCTGTATTGATAAAAGCCATAGAGAGTGTCCCGGACTTGAATGCTTATCTGGGTGCCAGGTTTTCCTTAAAAGCTGGTGTGAAACCTCATGAACTAGTCTTTTAG